TTCGTCAACGACCTCGAAATCGACCGTGCCAAGAAAGAATCCACGGCTGACCGGGTGCTTCCGACCAGAGACTGGGAGAATAAGCTTTCTTCCTCCGGAAAAACCGTGTCCTCTGTCAATATCGTATCGGCCTTCCTGGAAGAAGAAAAAATCAAAAATATTCTGGTTCCCTTTGATTTCCCTCTTGGTTATGCGGATGGTCTTCGGAAAAACGGGTTCAACATCACGGCGAGCAAGGGACCTTTTTTTCCTGAAAGAGCCTTCAAGTCAACCGAAGAAGCGAAAATGATCCGGTCTGTTCAAATCGGAGTTGAGGAAGCTCTTGGAGAAATCGTCCGCATTTTGAAAGAGTCCACCATTCGGGAAGGGTTTATCCATTATGGAGGAAGGGTCCTGACCTCCGAAGCGGTCAAATCCATTCTGAAAAAAGAAATGATTGGCAAAAATCTTCTGGGAGAACACACGATCGTTGCCGGAGGGGAACAGGCCTGCGATCCCCACATGGAAGGGGAAGGCCCGCTTCCGGCCCATCTGCCGATCGTCTTTGACATTTTTCCCCATCACGAATCAACCCGCTATTTTGCGGACATGACGCGAACGCTTTTTAAAGGGCCGGTCAAGAATGTGCATCGGGAACTCTATGAAGCCGTCCTTGAGGCTCAAAAAAAAGCGATCTCTCTCGCAAAGCCTGAAGAAGAGTCCCGAAAACTCCATCAGGC
The sequence above is drawn from the Leptospirillum ferriphilum ML-04 genome and encodes:
- a CDS encoding M24 family metallopeptidase, which gives rise to MGEQAANEVRLIIASGEASPDLYYRTRFLTPDPYIYIEIRSEKIIFVNDLEIDRAKKESTADRVLPTRDWENKLSSSGKTVSSVNIVSAFLEEEKIKNILVPFDFPLGYADGLRKNGFNITASKGPFFPERAFKSTEEAKMIRSVQIGVEEALGEIVRILKESTIREGFIHYGGRVLTSEAVKSILKKEMIGKNLLGEHTIVAGGEQACDPHMEGEGPLPAHLPIVFDIFPHHESTRYFADMTRTLFKGPVKNVHRELYEAVLEAQKKAISLAKPEEESRKLHQAVVDTFLALGYQTGEKNGRMEGFFHGTGHGVGLEIHEAPRVGKTGELLKPGHVITVEPGLYYPGIGGVRIEDMLYITDTGFENLTTFPKDWGTVAIP